Proteins encoded within one genomic window of Actinomycetes bacterium:
- the msrB gene encoding peptide-methionine (R)-S-oxide reductase MsrB: MNAPIRPSDDELRARLDDLQWVVTQEAGTEPAFTGKYWDHHDDGTYHCVVCDIELFSSDTKFDSGTGWPSFWEPLSDDRVKTVEDRSLGMVRVEVRCGNCDSHLGHVFPDGPNPTGQRFCMNSASLDHKPG, encoded by the coding sequence ATGAACGCACCGATCCGACCGAGCGACGACGAACTGCGGGCACGCCTCGACGATCTCCAGTGGGTCGTCACCCAGGAGGCAGGTACCGAACCTGCATTCACCGGCAAGTACTGGGACCACCACGACGACGGCACGTACCACTGCGTCGTGTGCGACATCGAGCTGTTCTCCAGCGACACCAAATTCGACTCCGGCACCGGCTGGCCGAGCTTCTGGGAGCCGCTCAGTGACGACCGCGTGAAGACGGTGGAGGACCGTTCACTCGGCATGGTGCGGGTGGAGGTGCGTTGTGGGAACTGTGACTCGCACCTCGGCCACGTGTTTCCCGACGGCCCCAACCCGACTGGCCAGCGGTTCTGCATGAACAGCGCCTCACTGGACCACAAGCCCGGCTGA
- a CDS encoding epoxide hydrolase 1: MSDEIQPFTISHPDEQLEDLANRIRHARWPEQETVAGADERWSQGMPLRYAMEMARHWLEDYDWRRAEARLNARDNYRTVIDDLAIHFMHVRSPHEDALPVVMTHGWPGSVVEFLEVIDPLTNPTAHGGSAQDAFHLVIPSLPGFGWSDKPEHPGWGVRRTAAAWEQLMLRLGYDRFGAQGGDWGAMVTTMIGIHHQSHLVGIHTNMPIVAPDMETMDSMTEAEAAAMAGLDNYMTNEHGYSAQQSTRPQTVGYGLADSAVGQMAWVAEKFWAWVDHDGDPRDVISADRQLDNVMTYWLTNSAASSARLYWESFKDVDMSEVTCPSAISVFPREIFRTSRRWAEKRFTDLRHFNTLERGGHFAAFEQPELFVQEVRSGFRAMRG; encoded by the coding sequence GTGAGCGACGAGATCCAGCCCTTCACCATCAGTCACCCCGACGAGCAGTTGGAGGACCTCGCCAACCGAATCCGTCATGCCCGGTGGCCCGAACAGGAGACGGTGGCAGGTGCCGACGAGCGGTGGTCACAAGGCATGCCGCTGCGGTACGCGATGGAGATGGCTCGCCACTGGCTCGAGGACTACGACTGGCGTCGCGCCGAGGCCCGACTCAATGCCCGCGACAACTACCGCACGGTCATCGACGACCTGGCGATCCACTTCATGCATGTGCGTTCGCCACATGAGGATGCTCTCCCGGTCGTCATGACCCATGGCTGGCCCGGATCGGTTGTGGAGTTCCTCGAGGTCATCGACCCGCTCACCAACCCCACTGCACACGGCGGCTCCGCGCAGGACGCATTCCACCTCGTGATCCCGTCACTTCCCGGATTCGGCTGGTCGGACAAGCCCGAGCATCCCGGTTGGGGCGTGAGGCGCACCGCGGCCGCGTGGGAGCAGCTGATGCTGCGGCTCGGCTATGACCGCTTCGGGGCGCAGGGAGGCGACTGGGGGGCCATGGTTACCACGATGATCGGGATCCACCACCAGTCCCACCTCGTGGGGATACACACGAACATGCCGATCGTGGCGCCGGACATGGAGACGATGGACTCGATGACCGAGGCCGAGGCGGCGGCCATGGCCGGCCTCGACAACTACATGACCAACGAGCACGGCTACTCCGCCCAGCAGTCCACGCGACCGCAGACGGTCGGATACGGCCTCGCGGACTCGGCTGTGGGCCAGATGGCGTGGGTGGCGGAGAAGTTCTGGGCATGGGTTGACCACGACGGCGACCCCCGTGACGTGATCAGTGCGGACCGCCAGCTCGACAACGTGATGACGTACTGGCTCACCAATTCGGCGGCGAGCTCGGCAAGGCTCTACTGGGAGTCCTTCAAGGACGTCGACATGAGCGAGGTCACCTGCCCCTCCGCCATCTCGGTGTTCCCCCGGGAGATCTTCCGAACCTCCCGGCGTTGGGCCGAGAAGCGGTTCACCGACCTGCGCCACTTCAACACCCTGGAGCGTGGCGGCCACTTCGCAGCCTTCGAGCAGCCCGAGCTGTTCGTGCAAGAGGTCCGCAGCGGGTTCCGCGCCATGCGGGGCTGA
- a CDS encoding dihydroorotase family protein: MEPSSWVLTGSRLVRPELDRVDDGLDLAVTDGKVTAIGAGLADAARATGTEVVDAGGKLAFPGSVDAHTHMGIYSPLDEDAASESQAAAVGGTTTVLNYMRTGQYYLNKGGPYADFFPEVLDLIDGQSHVDYAFHLAPMQASHIEEIPDLIDTHGVSSFKIFMFYGSHGLHGRSDDQSSFLMTPEGERYDYAHFEFIMRGIAAAREQYPERADHISLSLHCETAEIMAAYTKMVEEAGELSGLAAYSAARPPHSEGLAVTIASYLAHETEVTNINLLHLSGAKAMDAALRMEAAFPNVDFRREVTIGHLLADIDTANGSYGKVNPPIRPREDVEALWEHVLAGNVSWVVSDHACCKAEQKVSAENPDDIWLAKSGFGGTEYLLSGLYSEGTKRGLSPAAVARLVSTNPARRYGLEGKGSLEVGSDADIALLDPSVTYTVRAEESPSSQGYTPFEGHELSGRVTDVWLRGGRILDAGKVVGEPRGEYRPRH, from the coding sequence ATGGAACCAAGCTCGTGGGTGCTCACCGGATCCCGGCTCGTCCGGCCCGAACTCGACCGTGTGGACGACGGACTCGACCTGGCGGTCACCGACGGCAAGGTCACCGCGATCGGCGCAGGATTGGCCGACGCTGCCAGGGCCACCGGCACCGAGGTGGTCGACGCCGGCGGCAAGCTGGCCTTCCCCGGCTCGGTCGACGCTCACACCCACATGGGTATCTACTCGCCACTCGATGAGGACGCCGCCAGTGAGAGCCAGGCGGCGGCGGTCGGCGGTACCACCACGGTCCTCAACTACATGCGCACCGGGCAGTACTACCTCAACAAGGGCGGCCCCTACGCCGACTTCTTTCCCGAGGTGCTGGACCTCATCGATGGCCAGAGCCACGTCGACTATGCGTTTCATCTCGCTCCGATGCAGGCGAGTCACATCGAGGAGATTCCCGACCTGATCGACACCCACGGTGTCAGCAGCTTCAAGATCTTCATGTTCTACGGCTCGCACGGGCTGCACGGCCGCTCCGATGACCAGTCGAGCTTCCTGATGACACCCGAGGGGGAGCGCTACGACTACGCGCATTTCGAGTTCATCATGCGTGGCATCGCCGCGGCACGCGAGCAGTACCCGGAGCGCGCCGATCACATATCGCTGTCGCTGCACTGCGAGACCGCAGAGATCATGGCCGCCTACACCAAGATGGTGGAGGAGGCGGGCGAGCTGTCCGGCCTCGCCGCCTACAGCGCAGCGCGGCCGCCCCACTCCGAAGGCCTCGCTGTCACCATCGCGTCGTACCTCGCACACGAGACCGAGGTGACCAACATCAACCTGTTGCACCTGTCCGGAGCGAAGGCAATGGACGCGGCGCTGCGCATGGAAGCGGCATTCCCCAACGTGGACTTCCGCCGCGAGGTCACCATCGGCCACCTCCTGGCCGACATCGACACGGCGAACGGTTCCTACGGCAAGGTCAACCCGCCGATCAGGCCCCGCGAGGACGTCGAGGCGCTCTGGGAGCACGTGCTGGCCGGCAACGTCAGCTGGGTGGTCTCGGACCACGCCTGCTGCAAGGCCGAGCAGAAGGTGTCCGCGGAGAACCCTGACGACATCTGGCTCGCCAAGTCGGGTTTCGGCGGCACGGAGTACCTGCTGTCGGGCCTCTACAGCGAAGGCACCAAGCGGGGGCTGTCGCCGGCGGCGGTGGCCCGCCTCGTCAGCACCAACCCCGCGAGACGTTACGGACTCGAGGGCAAGGGCAGCCTCGAAGTGGGCTCGGATGCCGACATTGCGCTGCTCGATCCATCGGTCACCTACACCGTGCGTGCCGAGGAGTCGCCGTCCTCCCAGGGCTACACACCCTTCGAAGGCCACGAGCTGAGCGGTCGCGTGACCGACGTGTGGCTGCGCGGCGGCCGCATCCTCGACGCCGGCAAGGTCGTGGGCGAACCCCGGGGCGAGTACCGGCCGCGTCACTGA
- a CDS encoding acyl-CoA dehydrogenase codes for MTEFPTDTDGQRVEKALRALLDEHDPAAESPAEFRGHQYDAGLAWVYFDEGAGGMGVRPELQAPLERGLRAAGLAPREPVEFFIHLAGPTIATHGTQAQKDRFLRPMFTGEELWCQLFSEPGAGSDFAGLACRAVEDGDEWTVDGQKVWNTLAHLADWGMLVTRSDPDAPKHKGMTYFALDMHAAGVEVRPLRQITGEAEFNEVYLTDARIPDANRIGERGEGWRVALTTLGNERNAIGGVQSSEPKRGSGPVSGLVEMWKALPADQRDPVAKDRMMDLWVRAEVLRLTNIRAASARKAGNPGPEGSIAKLAFTKLNQQITEAEVDLLGPAGLIDYDFTFRRPESMSITGEGHSPGYAFLRSRANTIEGGSSEVMRNILGEQVLGLPGEPRVDKGIPWKDVPRS; via the coding sequence ATGACTGAGTTTCCGACTGACACAGACGGACAGCGGGTCGAAAAGGCCCTCCGGGCCCTGCTCGACGAGCATGACCCGGCTGCGGAATCACCCGCAGAGTTCCGTGGCCACCAGTACGACGCCGGGCTCGCCTGGGTGTACTTCGACGAAGGCGCGGGCGGCATGGGCGTGCGCCCGGAGTTGCAGGCACCTCTCGAACGCGGGTTGCGCGCTGCCGGTCTTGCGCCCCGCGAGCCGGTGGAGTTCTTCATCCACCTCGCCGGACCCACGATTGCCACCCACGGCACCCAGGCGCAGAAGGACCGCTTCCTGCGCCCGATGTTCACCGGCGAGGAACTGTGGTGCCAGCTGTTCAGCGAACCGGGCGCCGGCAGCGACTTCGCCGGTCTCGCGTGCCGGGCCGTCGAGGACGGCGACGAGTGGACGGTGGATGGGCAGAAGGTGTGGAACACCCTGGCCCACCTGGCGGACTGGGGCATGCTGGTCACCCGCTCCGACCCGGACGCCCCGAAGCACAAGGGCATGACCTACTTCGCGCTGGACATGCACGCGGCCGGCGTGGAAGTACGTCCACTGCGCCAGATCACGGGCGAGGCCGAATTCAACGAGGTCTACCTCACCGACGCCCGCATCCCCGACGCCAACCGCATCGGCGAACGTGGCGAAGGCTGGCGGGTGGCACTGACCACACTCGGCAACGAACGCAACGCGATCGGCGGAGTGCAGTCCTCCGAACCCAAGCGTGGCTCCGGACCGGTCAGCGGCCTGGTGGAGATGTGGAAGGCGCTCCCGGCCGACCAGCGCGACCCCGTGGCGAAGGACCGGATGATGGACCTGTGGGTGCGGGCCGAGGTACTGCGGCTCACCAACATCCGTGCGGCGTCGGCCCGCAAGGCCGGCAATCCCGGCCCCGAGGGTTCGATCGCCAAGTTGGCGTTCACGAAGCTCAACCAGCAGATCACCGAGGCCGAAGTCGACCTGCTCGGCCCGGCCGGGCTGATCGACTACGACTTCACCTTTCGCCGCCCGGAGAGCATGTCGATCACCGGAGAGGGCCACAGCCCGGGCTATGCCTTCCTGCGGTCCCGTGCCAACACGATCGAGGGCGGCTCGAGCGAGGTCATGCGCAACATCCTCGGCGAGCAGGTGCTCGGGCTTCCGGGCGAACCAAGGGTTGACAAGGGAATCCCCTGGAAGGACGTGCCCCGCAGCTAG
- a CDS encoding DUF1214 domain-containing protein: MATDDPTAMWRDFVGQVEGLWGRVMEGRPPGQDAEGLRYMLRYLAAGIAACVEFDDAVHPEFGVLIENRRSWGLDCPDSKYAFTRVEPGATYRVTGNPGTATDLDMQIDSDHLADGRTTDWKCLERWRRGNGSLPVDASGDVSVTFTAPPDASYLHLREYFGDWEAEQPALLHVERMDAPLPPPPLALGDMKARMELLGLWLTAGASCWAELGRSLASGEPGPIQPFQPPEDATAMGGQAYGFGGYRCGADEAVILEFTPPACRYWSVSLATWFWESADIANRQCSLNHTQASVDADGVVRIALAHPDPGTANWLDAAGHERGTIAIRLIDADFLPEVGYRTVPLTAVADELGAGTVTARQRAETLARRRRALVGRYRR, translated from the coding sequence GTGGCAACCGATGACCCCACCGCGATGTGGCGGGACTTCGTCGGCCAGGTGGAAGGGCTCTGGGGCCGCGTCATGGAGGGTCGTCCCCCGGGCCAGGACGCCGAGGGACTGCGCTACATGTTGCGGTACCTGGCGGCGGGGATCGCCGCGTGCGTGGAGTTCGACGACGCGGTGCACCCCGAGTTCGGCGTCCTCATCGAGAATCGCCGCTCGTGGGGGCTCGACTGCCCCGACTCGAAGTACGCCTTCACGCGTGTCGAGCCGGGCGCGACCTACCGGGTGACGGGGAATCCGGGAACCGCCACGGATCTCGACATGCAGATCGACAGTGACCACCTCGCAGACGGCCGGACCACAGACTGGAAGTGCCTCGAGCGCTGGAGGCGTGGCAACGGTTCGCTGCCCGTCGACGCCAGCGGCGATGTGTCGGTCACCTTCACGGCCCCGCCCGATGCCAGCTACCTGCACCTGCGGGAGTACTTCGGCGACTGGGAGGCTGAACAGCCTGCGTTGCTGCACGTCGAACGGATGGATGCGCCGCTGCCACCCCCGCCGCTGGCCTTGGGGGACATGAAGGCCCGGATGGAGCTCCTCGGGCTGTGGCTCACCGCCGGCGCCAGCTGCTGGGCGGAGCTGGGGCGCTCGCTCGCGTCGGGGGAGCCGGGCCCGATCCAACCGTTCCAGCCGCCCGAGGATGCAACGGCGATGGGGGGCCAGGCCTATGGCTTTGGCGGCTACAGGTGCGGGGCCGACGAGGCGGTGATCCTCGAGTTCACGCCGCCGGCGTGCCGGTACTGGTCGGTGAGCCTCGCCACATGGTTCTGGGAGTCCGCCGACATCGCCAACCGGCAGTGCTCGCTCAATCACACCCAGGCAAGTGTGGACGCCGACGGAGTGGTGCGGATAGCGCTGGCACACCCGGACCCGGGAACGGCGAACTGGCTCGACGCGGCAGGCCATGAGCGCGGCACGATCGCCATCCGGCTCATCGACGCCGACTTCCTCCCGGAGGTCGGCTACCGCACGGTTCCGCTGACAGCGGTTGCCGACGAACTGGGCGCAGGCACCGTGACGGCCCGCCAACGCGCCGAGACGCTCGCCAGGCGCCGCCGGGCGCTGGTCGGGCGCTACAGGCGCTGA
- a CDS encoding DUF1996 domain-containing protein: MRAAGGVAALALVVAAATAGGLALGAGDEPATGGAVDEHTLHVHEPADVIGSPTRHTGPQGRVGQFVAKCEYSHSAPDDPIVHQGHPGRSHLHDFYGAETTDAFSSAEELVEDATTCDKPADKAAYWQPALYMDGEVVVPTEIRAYYRAAPGVDHTEVVPYPFGLELIAGDPTFTEASQMDEAAGWVCGSSSRMHTEPPNCPVTAPLHMLLTFPDCWDGEHLRSDDFRSHAAYSTDGECPESHPVNVPQLMMSVKYPVSGIGHEFSLASGNVHSAHGDFLNSWDPEGLEREVTQCINRDVLCDLVSNRQEDGPFFAS, encoded by the coding sequence ATGCGGGCGGCTGGCGGGGTCGCGGCGCTGGCGCTGGTTGTGGCTGCGGCCACAGCCGGCGGCCTGGCCCTTGGCGCGGGCGACGAGCCCGCAACGGGTGGTGCTGTCGACGAACACACCCTCCATGTCCACGAGCCTGCCGACGTCATCGGCAGCCCGACTCGCCACACCGGCCCGCAGGGCCGCGTCGGCCAGTTCGTCGCCAAATGCGAGTACAGCCATTCGGCCCCCGACGATCCGATAGTCCACCAAGGCCATCCCGGCCGCTCGCACCTCCACGACTTCTACGGCGCCGAGACCACGGACGCGTTCTCGAGCGCCGAGGAACTCGTCGAGGACGCGACCACCTGCGACAAGCCCGCCGACAAGGCCGCGTACTGGCAGCCCGCCCTCTACATGGACGGCGAGGTCGTGGTCCCCACCGAGATCCGTGCGTACTACCGGGCGGCGCCCGGCGTGGATCACACCGAAGTCGTGCCGTACCCGTTCGGCCTGGAGCTGATCGCAGGCGACCCCACGTTCACCGAGGCATCGCAGATGGACGAGGCAGCCGGGTGGGTGTGCGGCAGCTCGTCACGGATGCACACCGAGCCGCCGAACTGCCCTGTCACCGCTCCGCTGCACATGCTGCTCACCTTCCCGGATTGCTGGGACGGCGAGCACCTGCGCAGCGACGACTTCCGCTCACACGCCGCCTACTCCACTGACGGAGAGTGCCCGGAGTCCCACCCGGTGAACGTGCCGCAGCTCATGATGTCGGTCAAGTACCCGGTCTCGGGGATCGGCCACGAGTTCAGCCTGGCGTCGGGCAACGTCCACTCGGCCCATGGCGACTTCCTGAACTCGTGGGACCCGGAGGGACTCGAGCGCGAGGTCACCCAGTGCATCAACCGCGACGTGTTGTGCGACCTGGTGTCGAATCGCCAGGAGGACGGTCCGTTCTTCGCCAGCTGA
- a CDS encoding alpha-L-rhamnosidase: MAQTATRPVVADDTEQLAMFRREVDLTRVPSAVPARVFADGRYVLWVNGTEVARGPVRSNPRRSHYDVVDLAPHLHVGTNSLAILARHFGTARSWWMPVPPSYSLGAGSVLFEAAVDDDWLVSDSSWTCTDHTGWRPVPVPGDVASLPLESFDARDHPAGWKLAGFDDSHWAAAVEVTPMHTGADGTAGAPSEPFAMLAPPVRDAFPAGDTHHAVLVESSGRVGPQATGDPVATVLADESGGSDPSGDTLAWMRFDLGAIAAGTLSLSVEHPEAGTTIDIAAAEHEDEDGHLVTLGQHTGLRYVCNGDDHEAHESLETIGARYLHASVRTPSGVPPPSLSLAVADRVRPRPEGASFACSDPQLERIHAVGLRTVDLCATDAYLDCPTREQRAWTGDSVVHQMVDLVSNPDWSMPTWHPQLAAEARADGMLVMAAASDFAADDRTYIPDWSLHWVRSLHNLHLYTGDRELVAELLPVAERTLRWFEQYLADDGLLHDIGGWTLIDWASVYSTGCSSVLNALWARGLEDYADMARWLGNHGAAGWADRRRDGVAGAFEAFWDDGRGVYVDHIVDGQQGRPAAQHGGAAALAAGIVPAGRTDRIIGRLTDRDRLVRHSFVMDTVEVGGDSSGMMHLVTGYPDPTWDVEDEMVEAEPFFRYVLHDGLARAGRADLVAELCRDWQVFLDAGESTWPECWRGGTRCHGWSSTPTRDLVVHTLGIRPAEPGYAAVSVEPALGELDWARATVPTPHGPVTVEARGDGSLDIDSPVPVTTA; the protein is encoded by the coding sequence GTGGCGCAGACCGCGACCCGGCCGGTCGTTGCCGACGACACGGAGCAGCTGGCCATGTTTCGCCGTGAGGTGGACCTGACCCGGGTGCCATCGGCCGTGCCGGCCCGTGTGTTCGCCGACGGGCGATATGTGCTGTGGGTCAACGGCACCGAGGTGGCCCGTGGGCCGGTTCGCTCCAACCCTCGCCGGAGCCACTACGACGTGGTGGACCTCGCCCCGCACCTGCACGTGGGCACGAACTCACTCGCGATACTGGCGCGCCACTTCGGCACCGCCCGGTCGTGGTGGATGCCGGTTCCGCCGAGCTATTCGCTCGGGGCCGGTTCAGTGCTGTTCGAGGCGGCCGTCGACGACGACTGGCTGGTCAGCGACTCGTCGTGGACGTGCACCGACCACACCGGGTGGAGACCCGTGCCGGTACCGGGCGACGTGGCGTCGCTGCCGCTCGAGAGCTTCGATGCGCGTGACCACCCGGCCGGCTGGAAGCTGGCGGGCTTCGACGACTCACACTGGGCGGCGGCTGTGGAGGTCACGCCGATGCACACGGGAGCCGACGGTACCGCCGGTGCACCGAGCGAACCGTTCGCCATGCTGGCGCCACCCGTGCGCGATGCCTTCCCTGCCGGCGACACCCACCACGCAGTGCTGGTCGAGTCGAGCGGGCGGGTTGGCCCGCAGGCGACCGGCGACCCGGTGGCCACAGTCCTGGCAGACGAGTCGGGCGGGTCGGACCCGTCCGGCGACACGCTGGCCTGGATGCGCTTCGACCTCGGCGCCATTGCCGCCGGAACGCTCTCTCTGAGTGTGGAGCATCCGGAGGCCGGCACGACGATCGACATAGCGGCCGCGGAGCACGAGGACGAAGACGGCCACCTGGTCACCCTCGGCCAGCACACCGGCCTGCGCTATGTGTGCAACGGCGACGACCATGAAGCCCACGAGTCCCTCGAGACAATCGGGGCGCGATACCTCCACGCTTCGGTGCGCACTCCATCGGGCGTACCGCCCCCGTCGCTGTCGCTCGCCGTTGCGGACCGGGTGCGGCCGCGGCCCGAAGGTGCATCGTTCGCCTGCTCTGACCCACAGCTCGAGCGGATACACGCCGTGGGGCTGCGCACCGTCGACCTGTGTGCCACCGACGCCTACCTGGATTGCCCCACCCGCGAGCAGCGAGCGTGGACCGGGGACTCGGTCGTACACCAGATGGTCGACCTGGTGTCCAACCCGGACTGGTCGATGCCGACGTGGCACCCGCAGCTGGCGGCCGAGGCCAGAGCCGACGGGATGCTCGTGATGGCTGCCGCATCGGACTTCGCGGCGGATGACCGCACCTACATCCCGGACTGGTCGCTGCACTGGGTGCGATCACTGCACAACCTGCACCTCTACACCGGCGACCGGGAACTCGTGGCGGAGTTGCTCCCGGTGGCGGAGCGGACACTTCGGTGGTTCGAGCAGTACCTGGCCGACGACGGGCTGCTGCACGACATCGGCGGCTGGACGCTCATCGACTGGGCGAGCGTCTACTCGACCGGCTGCTCGTCGGTCCTCAACGCCCTGTGGGCCCGCGGTCTCGAGGACTATGCGGACATGGCCCGGTGGCTCGGGAACCACGGCGCTGCGGGCTGGGCGGACAGACGACGCGATGGTGTCGCCGGTGCTTTCGAGGCGTTCTGGGATGACGGACGCGGCGTGTACGTCGACCACATCGTCGACGGGCAACAGGGACGCCCGGCCGCCCAGCACGGCGGGGCCGCCGCCCTGGCGGCAGGCATCGTACCGGCCGGGCGGACCGACCGGATCATCGGCCGCCTCACCGACCGAGACCGGTTGGTGAGGCACAGCTTCGTGATGGACACCGTCGAGGTGGGCGGGGACTCCTCGGGAATGATGCACCTGGTGACCGGCTACCCGGATCCGACGTGGGACGTCGAGGACGAGATGGTGGAAGCGGAGCCGTTCTTCCGCTACGTGCTGCACGACGGCCTGGCCCGTGCCGGGCGTGCAGACCTGGTGGCGGAGCTCTGCCGCGACTGGCAGGTGTTCCTCGACGCCGGGGAATCCACCTGGCCAGAGTGCTGGCGCGGCGGCACGAGGTGCCACGGCTGGTCATCCACTCCGACGCGCGACCTCGTGGTGCACACGCTCGGGATCAGGCCGGCCGAGCCGGGCTATGCGGCGGTGAGCGTGGAGCCTGCGCTCGGCGAACTCGACTGGGCGCGTGCCACGGTGCCGACCCCACACGGTCCGGTCACGGTGGAGGCGCGTGGCGACGGAAGCCTCGACATCGACAGCCCGGTGCCTGTCACGACCGCTTGA
- a CDS encoding YceI family protein — protein sequence MSRYEIDPEESKVWIEGSSSVYPIRAHASGLRGWVEVVADEIDGEVRIDVSLLRSGNPLVDRETKRRISADQHPEIIGTVIGSRRHDEDTYDVHGEIAFKGHVGPVRGEVVASVGNDRVEVTGTERFDVRDWGLRLPRLGLLKVHPQVDVRIHLVAH from the coding sequence ATGTCGCGCTACGAGATCGATCCCGAGGAGTCGAAGGTCTGGATCGAAGGGAGCTCCTCGGTGTACCCGATCCGCGCCCATGCATCCGGGCTGCGTGGCTGGGTCGAGGTGGTGGCTGACGAGATTGATGGTGAGGTCCGAATCGACGTGTCACTGCTGCGATCCGGGAACCCGCTGGTCGACCGCGAGACCAAGCGCCGTATCTCCGCTGACCAACATCCGGAGATCATCGGCACCGTGATCGGCTCACGTCGGCACGACGAGGACACCTACGACGTGCACGGCGAGATCGCATTCAAGGGCCACGTGGGACCGGTCAGAGGCGAAGTCGTCGCCTCGGTTGGCAACGACCGTGTCGAGGTCACCGGCACCGAGCGCTTCGACGTGCGCGACTGGGGACTGCGGCTGCCCCGTCTCGGGCTGCTCAAGGTCCATCCCCAAGTGGACGTGAGGATCCACCTCGTTGCCCACTGA
- a CDS encoding sulfotransferase yields the protein MDRFVVGTGRCGSTLLTRMLSCHRDLVGVNEVFTGLDWGIRFTGDEVDGATVAEILGTPNDVVTMVVARGHEAEEVTYPFGTGRYSRGDELPWILTSTLGHLSGNPDELWDDVSSWLAARPPAPIAEQYRALFEHLAHLQGASCWVERSGSSIDYLGDLLDCFAPAPRKVVHIHRDGVEVALSMRNHAFYRLAVQLYYGVIPDGVDPQDEEAVVDAWLGGDPPLELFGRYWSEQIANGVDPLGSLSEQELLTVGFSDLVADPATVMTELEGFFELAPDDGFVDRAASLVRGIPPMRAAGLAADELSRVQEACAPGRQCLLDLDLKRS from the coding sequence GTGGACCGCTTCGTGGTGGGCACGGGTCGTTGCGGCTCGACCCTGCTCACCCGCATGCTGTCGTGTCACCGCGACCTGGTCGGCGTCAACGAGGTGTTCACCGGCCTCGACTGGGGCATCCGGTTCACCGGCGACGAGGTCGACGGCGCCACAGTCGCAGAAATCCTCGGTACTCCAAACGACGTCGTAACCATGGTCGTCGCCCGCGGCCATGAAGCCGAGGAGGTGACCTACCCCTTCGGGACGGGTCGCTACTCCCGTGGTGATGAACTGCCGTGGATCCTGACCTCGACACTGGGCCACCTCAGTGGGAACCCCGATGAGCTATGGGACGACGTGTCTTCCTGGCTGGCCGCGAGACCGCCCGCGCCCATCGCAGAGCAATACCGCGCATTGTTCGAACACCTGGCGCACCTGCAGGGTGCGAGTTGCTGGGTGGAGCGTTCCGGCTCGTCGATCGACTACCTCGGTGACTTGCTCGATTGCTTCGCGCCGGCACCGAGAAAGGTCGTGCACATCCACCGCGACGGTGTAGAGGTCGCGTTGTCGATGCGCAACCACGCGTTCTACCGGCTGGCAGTGCAGCTCTACTACGGGGTGATTCCCGACGGCGTCGACCCGCAGGACGAGGAGGCCGTCGTGGACGCCTGGCTGGGCGGGGACCCGCCGCTCGAGCTGTTCGGTCGCTACTGGTCAGAGCAGATCGCAAATGGAGTCGATCCGCTCGGGTCCCTCTCGGAGCAGGAGCTGCTCACCGTCGGGTTCAGTGACCTCGTCGCCGATCCCGCCACTGTCATGACGGAACTGGAAGGCTTCTTCGAGCTGGCCCCGGATGACGGATTCGTCGACCGGGCGGCCTCGTTGGTCAGGGGCATCCCGCCGATGCGCGCCGCTGGCCTCGCAGCCGATGAACTCAGCCGTGTTCAGGAGGCGTGCGCTCCCGGGCGTCAGTGCCTGCTGGACCTCGATCTCAAGCGGTCGTGA